A genomic window from Bradyrhizobium lupini includes:
- a CDS encoding transcriptional regulator, producing MAELDDIIHQPLRLKIMAALNALPGTGGLEFSRLKKLTGATDGNLGAHIETLAKAGYVSVEKAFVGKKPQTTVTATAAGRGAFARHVATLQEIIAGKQG from the coding sequence ATGGCCGAGCTCGACGACATCATCCACCAGCCGTTGCGGCTGAAGATCATGGCGGCGCTGAATGCGCTGCCGGGCACCGGCGGCCTGGAGTTTTCGCGATTGAAGAAGCTCACCGGCGCGACCGACGGCAATCTCGGCGCGCACATCGAGACGCTGGCCAAGGCAGGCTACGTGTCGGTGGAGAAGGCCTTCGTCGGCAAGAAGCCGCAGACCACGGTGACCGCGACCGCTGCGGGGCGCGGAGCGTTCGCGCGGCATGTGGCGACGCTGCAGGAGATTATTGCGGGGAAGCAGGGGTAG